TATATTATGATAATgtgatgtgttgatgtgagcaaggtttaaggtcacttttttctgataAGTAAATTAATTCAGCTAGTGTAATAAGTAAGGTGTTAGCTCGTTCTGTTTCCTTAACTTGCAACATGGAGAGATTTCAACAGTTTattacaacattactcagaatatgtcactataagttattaagtgtagatagatgagaaaaacagggccagttttagtcatttaaaatgtcattttcaaaatgaaacaatgctgagaaattttaaattgtttttaaactcattctagaattcatgacaaacacaaaaactctgagtggagacaccatttcaattgattttattgagttatttattggtttattgagtagtttagtgaaaccagcttaacaccaaactcagagacatccacatttcagcaaaatctagataaccaaacttttgtgaagtaagtaactccactcttctgtttaatgaagtgaacactttggagtttctgaggaaacatccatgtagttttgctgcaatactgtccaatatgccttataacacaattcagaacaggttgtaacactcagtgctgttgttttatgataactggttcaatatttagcaaatatgattgaaaactgagatcacaacagtgtggtagattaccaatggttcaacaagacatccatagaatgtggttctcttttgtgtctgtttcactttcagactTCTGGGACAAGATCAAAATGAACTTTCAAAGTTCATCCtcgtcttcatcctcatcctcatcctcatcctcatcctcgtcTTCCTCCGAGGGGAGTATCGCATGGCAGGGTTTCGAATTGACAACAGGCTACACGTTGGTGAAAGAACTGAGAGATGGAGGCTTTGGAAGAGTGCTGGactgtgtgaaaaacaacactgaagagcacgTGGCTATAAAGATGCCCACATGGAACAATCTAGACCAtgaggtaggacactgatttcagctgaacagtgacataaaaaagacattgttttaaaaagagaaagtactactacaagattctgagtagtggtactggtCATGCTgtgtactttttagttgttgagaagaactgattggactaTGTGGCTAAGCAAACATATTGTGTCTCCACAGGCAGAAATCCTGAAAAAGCTCATGAGCCACAATTCAAAGGAGTCCAACATCATTGAATACAAAGGAGACGTCTTCTTCGAAGATACGCGGCTCCTGGTGCTCGAGAAATTGGACATCGACCTGTGGGACTACGTGGAGAATTTCACACAGCCAATGCGACTGGAACACGTCCGTACAGTTATtcagcaggtgtgaccttctattgtctccttctatttctctccttcagtggtgCTAGAATCAACATGGGTGGTTGATTAACCTTGacaacttctacttttattgtcatctgacacatttcttgaacaaactcctgataaatgttgttacttgcaGATGGCTGTTGCTTTGAATGCAACAAAgagtgctggcataatccactgtgatgtgaaggaggataacatcatgatggtggatcatgtgaagcagcccttcaaAGTCAAGCTGATTGACTTTGGTTTGGCCAAGTACAGATCCGAAGCCCAAGCAGGAGAGCTATTCCAAGTACTTGAATATAGGTATGAAATACcgatactttttaaacattgagaaatcttgaattcagcgctgtctccttactgtctactgtgtcacatcttcatttgctgttttttccacattcagagctccagaaatcaccctgggcctgccgtattcagaggccatcgacgtTTGGTCCTTAGGCTGCGTGATGGCCTGGATGATGACTGAAGATAGTCTCTTCGGATCAGGCTCAGACTCGGAATACTTTACAGTGAGTAAATTACCGCAGCCgaaacacattagaagccgtcacaggattagcttcaggtctaacatggtgttctgttttgtttgcagctccGACGCATGATCCgtctgctgggtctgccgcCGCAACATCTCATCGATGCTGGCCTGAGATCgcaattattttttcagaaaaagtcTGATGGTttgtggcggctgaaggtacaatactcctactgtgattttacctctgacctttactcactcaataagataaagactttagtaagcatcattgttttcttctttcagacacctAGAGAGTATTTTGAGAGCGATCTCGTCCACTCCGACCCCACGGTTTACAAGTTGGactctctggatgaaatgaaaacggtaggtagttttggaagcagcagctagttgctgaaaagtcccgttcatttatggtattcacatttgacggtggaaggtgatttgaccactgttggactttccaaatgttttctgcaccaggtgtattctgagacggacaacccagcagaggctgatgagaggagggagtgcatcgagctgctgaaggcgatgcttcagtgggatgaggacgacagaatcacccccagtggtatcctcaacCATCCTTTCATCACCAAAAGCTACCTCAacagcagctcccccaccaggagttggtaagtgtgtttctatttactttgtacacaggttgtgagacattagcagcccagcaggtgacaaaagactgatatggacttttgttgatttccatgtttacattctctgcttgtcagatgtaaacccaacagtgtatgtttccttttttagcgaTGAACCGAAACCCTCCACCAGCAAGTTcatcatggttaagcctgcagacccAGTAAACAGAATtaacctgacaggcttgccCGATGAGGACGATGACCTTAAGAGCAGTGAGCACGAGGACAGTGATGACGCTGACACTGCCGAAGACACCGAGGACAGCAAGGATGGTTATGATGATGAAGACACTGAAGTCAATGAGGAGCAGAGAAAGACAAtgaagaagaactgcttccaacgTGTCTTCTCTTGGATTAAGAagaagttctgctgctgctgtgtgtccgatgtgatgaactgagcaGCAGTGATGGACTGGACTAACATTTCGGACTCACAGTTCCTGACCTCAGAATCCTTGGCTGGCTTTCttgttctcttgtgttttgATCTCATGACTTTTCTGTATCCCGTTCTCAGTCTTCTttcccctcaccccaaccggtcgaggcagatggccgctctgtctgagcctggttctgccggagggttcttcctgaaaaagggagttttacctccccactgtcgccaagtgcttgctcagacagggaatccaaaggaaattttggatttgttgggtttctctctataattttgtctttacttttgtCTTGAGATCACACATTTgaacttgtaaataaaatggattgaaaatgaattgaaagcttcacccaaaaagtgtctggattttggtcacatggttgtTGCTCAGAACTgccctgagtcagtcatggcttctcagttgctgtgcagagcagagaatctttgttttttttttttttatttacaaataccATCgttattttggtgaatttttaaatttgacattttaaataaagtgactacaatgaaatctgacaattttaagcttattttcaagatgttttctctatgtaatcacacaaaactgatggtatttattacaaacagtcggaaagttgaaccactctttccatttttatagtttctggctctaaaaagagtgtgcattttgaagattttgttAAAAAGAATACATGCCTTGTAAACAAAGTGGTGTTACAAGGGTTTAAAGTGACAAGCACATCTCATTGCAGTGCGtgatgaagttatttttcctgcactccACAACTTACAAGTCTCCCATAACTATCAATCTTAATCATTTGTAatcctttacattttcattgtgtggTTAATTTTGCAGAGCTCATTTTTTGCTCAGATGGTCAGGCATTTCCTCATGGAGCTAAAATGGCAACAGTATTggttgtcattaaaaaaaaaaaaattaccattgaaaaaaattgtcattgaaAACATAATTTCCTCTGCTATAGTCTTGAAGGTCAGACTTccccaaaccaaagaaaaaataaattacaaatctaaaacaaccacattttcaaagcaaataaCATTActattgttgaatttttttggttatccactcattcattttgctgtcaaactacAGTTCCAGtagtttctcctctgttttctttttttccaccatgtttgtttgtttgctgggtCACTAGAAAGCAGGTGAGGTGAAGATAACCATGTTAAGAGCTTCCCAACAATCTTAACCCTTCTAAACCCAAACATGGA
This window of the Acanthochromis polyacanthus isolate Apoly-LR-REF ecotype Palm Island chromosome 8, KAUST_Apoly_ChrSc, whole genome shotgun sequence genome carries:
- the LOC127535183 gene encoding homeodomain-interacting protein kinase 1-like, which translates into the protein MNFQSSSSSSSSSSSSSSSSSSSEGSIAWQGFELTTGYTLVKELRDGGFGRVLDCVKNNTEEHVAIKMPTWNNLDHEAEILKKLMSHNSKESNIIEYKGDVFFEDTRLLVLEKLDIDLWDYVENFTQPMRLEHVRTVIQQMAVALNATKSAGIIHCDVKEDNIMMVDHVKQPFKVKLIDFGLAKYRSEAQAGELFQVLEYRAPEITLGLPYSEAIDVWSLGCVMAWMMTEDSLFGSGSDSEYFTLRRMIRLLGLPPQHLIDAGLRSQLFFQKKSDGLWRLKTPREYFESDLVHSDPTVYKLDSLDEMKTVYSETDNPAEADERRECIELLKAMLQWDEDDRITPSGILNHPFITKSYLNSSSPTRSCDEPKPSTSKFIMVKPADPVNRINLTGLPDEDDDLKSSEHEDSDDADTAEDTEDSKDGYDDEDTEVNEEQRKTMKKNCFQRVFSWIKKKFCCCCVSDVMN